One genomic window of Solanum stenotomum isolate F172 chromosome 9, ASM1918654v1, whole genome shotgun sequence includes the following:
- the LOC125876593 gene encoding auxin-responsive protein SAUR76, giving the protein MKKLNLLLRKCKTLSSQLGRSSSYSSLRSKSTREDFWNVESHQDNKEDFETILVGNSRRKYVIKSKYLSHPLLNALIEKSKQKHGEKDHLSVKCEVVLFDHLLWLLENADPNNLNSDSFEELADLYVVY; this is encoded by the coding sequence atgaagaagctGAATTTGTTATTGAGGAAGTGTAAGACTTTGTCTAGCCAACTAGGAAGAAGCTCATCTTATAGTAGTTTAAGGTCAAAGTCCACAAGAGAAGATTTTTGGAATGTGGAATCTCATCAAgataataaagaagattttgagacAATTCTTGTTGGCAACTCAAGAAGGAAATATGTGATAAAATCAAAATACTTGAGCCATCCACTATTGAATGCTCTAATAGAGAAATCAAAGCAGAAGCATGGGGAAAAAGATCATCTTTCTGTTAAGTGTGAGGTTGTTCTTTTTGATCATCTTCTTTGGTTGCTTGAAAATGCTGACCCCAACAACCTTAATTCTGATTCATTTGAGGAATTGGCTGATCTATATGTTGTTTATTAA
- the LOC125876650 gene encoding peptidyl-prolyl cis-trans isomerase CYP59-like: MSVMIVTSLGELVIDLFTDRCPLTCKNFLKLCKIKYYNGCLFHTVQKDFTAQTGDPTGTGSGGDSIYKILYGDQARFFGDEIHLDLKHSKMGTVAMASAGENLNASQFYITLRDDLDYLDGKHTVFGEIAEGQETLDRINEAYVDGKGRPFKNIRIKHTYIVDDPFDDPPQLSDLVPDASPEGKPKDEVEDDVRLEDDWVPMDEQLGMQELEEVLRAKEAHSRAVVLESVGDIPDAEIKPPDNVLFVCKLNPVTEDEDLYTIFSRFGTVTSAEIIRDFKTGDSLCYAFIEFEDKEACEQAYFKMDNALIDDRRIHVDFSQSVAKLWSQYRRKDQTGKGRGCFKCGSLDHVAKDCTGDATKQQSNYILKEEDNKQRGGDGNSRYEMVFDEDAAGSPKRNKREREFEGGKHYENQNPKRRELEDDEARKDRKRDGYERHRQEDRSNDYRTEERHRGSGMRASGEKEKDYRGRNDLDYRRNTNYDNRKAGGERPDHDKRHADNVRHGDKGYRRESEKRDRRDEVEYDGGHADEVRYKDNSQNRGRREDQDRGKRRSEGDDARDRDHDRDRDRDHDRDRDRDHDRRRDRARDHDRGRRN, encoded by the exons ATGTCAGTGATGATAGTGACGAGTTTGGGAGAATTGGTTATTGACTTGTTTACGGATCGCTGCCCATTGACATGCAAGAATTTTTTGAAGCTGTGCAA GATTAAGTATTACAATGGCTGCCTTTTCCACACGGTTCAGAAGGATTTCACTGCGCAGACCGGAGATCCCACTGGAACAGGATCTGGGGGCGATTCAATTTACAA AATTTTATATGGTGACCAGGCTCGGTTCTTTGGAGATGAGATTCATTTGGACTTGAAGCATTCAAAGATGGGAACTGTAGCCATGGCTAGCGCTGGGGAGAACCTAAATGCTTCTCAG TTCTACATCACACTGCGTGATGATCTCGACTACCTTGATGGGAAGCACACT GTTTTTGGAGAGATTGCAGAAGGGCAGGAGACGTTGGATAGGATAAATGAAGCTTATGTGGACGGGAAGGGCAGGCCATTTAAAAATATCCG AATCAAACACACTTACATAGTGGACGACCCTTTTGACGATCCTCCCCAACTAAGCGACTTGGTTCCAGATGCTTCACCGGAAGGAAAGCCAAAAGATGAG GTTGAAGATGATGTACGACTAGAAGATGATTGGGTGCCTATGGATGAGCAACTAGGCATGCAAGAACTTGAGGAGGTTCTGCGTGCAAAAGAAGCACATTCGCGAGCAGTAGTACTTGAAAGT GTAGGGGACATTCCTGATGCTGAGATAAAGCCTCCTGACAATGTGCTTTTTGTATGTAAATTGAATCCAGTTACTGAA GATGAAGATCTGTATACAATCTTTTCACGCTTTGGTACCGTGACATC TGCTGAAATAATTAGGGACTTCAAGACTGGGGATAGCCTCTGCTATGCTTTCATTG AGTTTGAGGACAAAGAGGCCTGTGAACAAGCATATTTTAAG ATGGATAATGCTTTAATTGATGATCGAAGGATACATGTTGATTTCAGCCAGAGTGTTGCAAAGTTGTGGTCCCAATATCGACGCAAAGACCAAACGGGTAAAG GAAGAGGTTGCTTCAAATGTGGTTCTCTTGATCACGTGGCTAAAGACTGCACTGGTGATGCCACCAAACAGCAGTCGAACTACATACTTAAAGAAGAAGACAACAAGCAGCGTGGTGGAGACGGTAACTCAAG GTATGAAATGGTATTTGATGAAGATGCTGCTGGAAGtccaaaaagaaataagagGGAAAGAGAATTTGAAGGTGGTAAACATTACGAGAATCAGAATCCTAAACGTAGAGAACTGGAAGATGATGAAGCCAGGAAGGATAGAAAAAGAGATGGATATGAACGGCATAGGCAGGAGGATAGAAGTAACGATTATAGAACTGAAGAGAGGCATCGTGGAAGTGGGATGAGAGCAAGTGGAGAGAAGGAGAAGGATTATAGGGGTCGAAACGATCTGGATTATAGAAGAAACACTAATTATGATAACCGTAAGGCTGGGGGGGAGAGACCAGACCATGATAAGAGACATGCGGATAATGTGAGGCATGGAGACAAGGGTTATCGGAGGGAGAGTGAAAAGAGGGATCGGAGAGATGAGGTGGAATATGATGGCGGTCATGCAGATGAAGTTAGGTACAAAGACAATTCACAAAATAGAGGAAGAAGGGAAGATCAAGATAGAGGAAAACGAAGGTCAGAGGGTGATGATGCTCGTGACCGTGACCATGACCGTGACCGTGACCGTGACCATGACCGTGACCGTGACCGTGATCATGACCGTCGTCGTGATCGAGCTCGTGACCATGATCGTGGCAGAAGGAATTAA
- the LOC125876474 gene encoding uncharacterized protein LOC125876474 gives MARMACSQLLPSMAIPLKSSFLNGSSHQWLRLSESTNPVVLIKRRFSVAKISMSLRAGIVGLPNVGKSTLFNAVVENGKAQAANFPFCTIEPNVGIVAVPDTRLHVLSDISKSKRAVPASIEFVDIAGLVKGASQGEGLGNKFLSHIREVDSILQVVRCFEDNDIVHVNGKVEPKADIDVINLELIFSDLDQIEKRMEKLKKGRAKDSQAKVKEEAEKSALEKIQQALLDGKPARSVSLSEFEKDAITQLCLLTMKPVIFVANVAESEVAEPENNPHVKEVIKKAAELNSGVVTISAQVESELSELPLEERIEYLKSLGVNESGLGNLIRETYGLLGLRTYFTSGEKETKAWTILTGMTAPQAAGVIHSDFEKGFIRAETVAYDDFVSAGSFAAAREKGLLRLEGKDYVVQEGDIMLFRFNV, from the exons ATGGCGAGAATGGCTTGCTCTCAGCTTCTTCCTTCCATGGCAATTCCGCTCAAGTCTTCTTTCCTCAATGGTTCTTCTCACCAGTGGTTACGACTCTCAGAATCTACGAATCCTGTGGTACTCATCAAAAGGCGCTTCTCCGTCGCTAAGATAAGCATGAGTTTGCGAGCTGGCATCGTTGGCCTTCCTAATGTCGGGAAGTCCACGCTGTTCAACGCCGTT GTTGAGAATGGAAAGGCTCAGGCTGCTAATTTTCCTTTTTGCACAATAGAGCCAAATGTAGGGATAGTTGCTGTCCCTGATACACGTCTCCATGTTCTTTCTGATATAAGCAAATCCAAACGAGCAGTCCCTGCTTCGATAGAGTTTGTTGATATTGCTGGGCTTGTAAAGGGAGCCAGTCAAGGGGAG GGCCTGGGGAATAAGTTCTTGTCACATATTCGTGAAGTGGATTCCATACTTCAG GTAGTACGTTGTTTTGAGGACAATGACATTGTTCATGTGAATGGGAAGGTTGAGCCAAAAGCTGATATTGATGTAATCAACTTGGAATTAATATTCTCAGACTTGGATCAG ATTGAGAAAAGAATGGAGAAACTCAAAAAGGGCAGAGCTAAAGATTCACAAGCTAAAGTAAAG GAGGAAGCAGAAAAGTCTGCCTTGGAGAAAATACAACAAGCACTATTGGATGGAAAACCAGCACGATCAGTATCTTTGTCAGAGTTTGAAAAGGATGCTATAACGCAGCTTTGTCTTCTAACAATGAAGCCTGTCATATTTGTGGCAAATGTAGCGGAATCAGAGGTAGCTGAACCTGAAAATAATCCTCATGTCAAGGAAGTAATAAAAAAAGCTGCTGAGTTAAATTCTGGTGTGGTTACTATTTCAGCGCAG GTTGAATCTGAGCTATCTGAACTTCCTTTAGAAGAAAGAATAGAATATTTGAAATCTCTTGGTGTCAATGAAAGTGGCCTTGGAAATCTCATCAGAGAAACTTATGGTCTCCTAGGGTTGCGTACATACTTCACTTCTGGCGAGAAG GAAACCAAAGCATGGACCATCCTCACAG GAATGACTGCTCCCCAAGCAGCTGGTGTTATTCACTCCGACTTTGAAAAGGGCTTCATCAGGGCAGAGACG GTTGCTTATGATGACTTTGTTTCTGCTGGTTCTTTTGCAGCTGCAAGGGAGAAAGGACTG TTGAGGTTAGAAGGGAAAGATTATGTTGTGCAAGAAGGGGATATAATGCTGTTTCGGTTCAATGTCTAA